From Ammoniphilus oxalaticus:
CAAACGGGGGAAAAAATTAGGGATGAAGCGCATATTTATTTTCCAAATGAGCTCATCGTCGATGCCAGTTTGGCGCCTTATACGACGGAACATGGCGAGGTAAAAGGAGTTGTGATCGTTCTCCATGACATTACAGCGATCAGACGATTGGAGAAAATCCGCAGTGATTTTGTTGCCAACGTCTCCCACGAGCTAAAAACGCCGATCACTTCTATTAAGGGTTTCGCGGAAACTTTGTTGGATGGGGCCATTGATGATCCAGATATTTCAAAGCAGTTTTTGGAAATCATCTACAATGAAAGTGATCGTTTCCATCGTTTGATTAATGATATTTTAGACTTATCACAAATAGAACAAAAGAAACTTCCGCTTAGAATCGAACGTGTTGATATTTTTAAACTTATTGAAGATATTGTGCAAAGTTTGCAAGAGAAGATGAATCGTAAAGAGTTGGTTTATGAACGCCCGATTGACGATACACCGATTTACATGGAAGGTGACTGTGATCGGCTGAGACAAATTATTATTAATTTGATCGATAATGCCATCTCCTATACAGCGGAAAAGGGGAGAATTACAGTTGAGGTCGAAGAGTTGTCAGATCAAGTTGTTCTAAAAGTAAGGGATAACGGGATTGGTATCCCGCATGCGGATCGTGACCGTATTTTTGAGCGCTTCTATCGTGTGGACAAAGGTCGATCTCGAAATTCGGGTGGAACTGGATTGGGATTAGCGATTGTAAAACACTTGGTGGAATCGCATCATGGAACGATTCGAATTGAAAGTGAAGAAGGTCAAGGGAGTGTTTTTATTCTCCAATTTCCAAAAGCGCAACCCCATAACTAAACAAACGGGACTGTCTGCTGGACAATCCCGTTTGCTTGCTTGAAGGCTTTATTGATTTCTTACGTTATTAACATCGATAAACGGAGTCGCCCCGCCTGTTACATTTGGCAGTTTACCGTCCCATTTTTCGATTGCTTTGATTTGAGCTTCAATTTCTCGTAATTTGATTAACTCCGATGTGACTTCTTGCTTTTGTAATCGTAAAGCTTCGGCTTGAGCTTGGGCCCGTGTAATTTCTTGCTCTTTTTCAATCTTAATCCGCTCAAGGTCAAGTTTCGATTTCAAAGCTTGTTGTTCCGCGATTTGTTTCTGTTCAATCGCTCGGTTGAAATCTTCCGAAAATTTAAACTCCGTAATGTTTATTTCGTTCAAGTTCATATTATAGACGCTCAGCTTTGCCGCCAGCACTTCTTTGACCTTCGCGCTTACCTCGGAACGTTTGGAAATGAGTTCTTCAGCGGTATATTGGGCTGTAACAGCCTTTAAAGCTTCCCCGATGGCGGGGTCAACAATCCGCGATGGATATTCAAGTCCGACATTTTGATAAAGTGTATTGACGTTATGACTATCCAGGCGATAGTTTACGGCAATCGTCGTCGTGATCGTTTGTAAATCGCGGCTGGCCGAGATTTGATCCGACTCTGTCTTCTGGACGCGGACTTCAATCGGGACAACGGTTTGAATAAAAGGAACGATGAGGTGTAAACCTTCATCAAGGACTTTGGGTTGAACCGCCCCAAGTTGCAAAACAACGCCACGGTGTCCGGCCGGGATGATCGTAAATGATTGAAAGGCAAGTAACGCGACTAGGCCTAATATAACGATACCAATAATTCCTTTAGATAGATTTTTTGGATTTGGGTATTGCACTACTTTTTTATCGTCCATGTTAACCTCCTGTAGTTTTATCTCTCTATTATATACGAAAAACAGATACAAGGAGTTTCATAAAAATGCGAAGATCGCTTTTTGCTAAGCCGAATTAAGCTGTGATAATATGAAGAAATGAAGGTTCACTGAGAGGGGACATATAAATGAACAATAAAAAATTCATTATTTTGGATGGGAATAGTATTGCTTATCGCGCGTTCTATGCTCTGCCTCTATTAAATAATGCAAGCGGTCTGCATACAAATGCAGTTTATGGATTTACGACGATGCTATTGAAAATATTAGAGGAACAAAAGCCAACGCATCTCCTTGTCGCCTTTGACGCTGGGAAAGTTGTGTTTAGACATGAAGATTATCAAGATTATAAAGCTGGCAGAGCAAGAACCCCCGGTGAATTATCAGAGCAGTTTCCTTATATTAGAGAACTTTTGGATCATTTTAAGATAAAGCATATTGAGCAAGAAGGGTACGAAGCGGATGATATTATCGGCACCCTTACGTTACAGGCG
This genomic window contains:
- a CDS encoding prohibitin family protein is translated as MDDKKVVQYPNPKNLSKGIIGIVILGLVALLAFQSFTIIPAGHRGVVLQLGAVQPKVLDEGLHLIVPFIQTVVPIEVRVQKTESDQISASRDLQTITTTIAVNYRLDSHNVNTLYQNVGLEYPSRIVDPAIGEALKAVTAQYTAEELISKRSEVSAKVKEVLAAKLSVYNMNLNEINITEFKFSEDFNRAIEQKQIAEQQALKSKLDLERIKIEKEQEITRAQAQAEALRLQKQEVTSELIKLREIEAQIKAIEKWDGKLPNVTGGATPFIDVNNVRNQ